A region from the Planctomycetota bacterium genome encodes:
- a CDS encoding PilZ domain-containing protein: protein MLTRRKFPRVKAGWAVEYRVVTDAELQQSPVSSLAVDISGGGICLEAKEEIAPGTMVAIDLHSPEFGTPILALAKVVWCKKRLFAEVYDVGAEFLWSGWGDSNAQAQIAEYVKRRLPQDADAKP from the coding sequence ATGCTGACGCGGCGCAAGTTTCCCCGGGTCAAGGCCGGATGGGCGGTGGAGTACCGGGTGGTGACCGATGCGGAATTGCAGCAGAGCCCGGTGTCGAGTCTCGCGGTGGACATTTCGGGCGGGGGCATTTGCCTGGAGGCCAAGGAGGAAATAGCGCCCGGCACGATGGTGGCGATTGACCTGCACTCCCCCGAGTTCGGCACCCCGATCCTGGCGCTCGCCAAGGTGGTCTGGTGCAAGAAGCGCCTCTTTGCCGAGGTGTACGACGTGGGCGCCGAGTTCCTCTGGTCGGGCTGGGGCGACTCGAACGCGCAGGCGCAGATCGCCGAGTACGTCAAGCGGCGCCTGCCGCAGGACGCCGACGCGAAGCCGTAG
- a CDS encoding sulfatase-like hydrolase/transferase has protein sequence METPRTPAPHMCPPRRDFLRASTLAAAGLAVQPLLGADDVKQPPPRTPLNVVFVFADQWRAQATGYAGDPNVHTPNLDVLAKRSIHFTRAIASCPVCSPYRASLITGQYPLTHGVFINDVHLRHEAVSIAEAFQAGGYDTGYIGKWHLQGRGRLSFIPPEDRQGFGFWRVCECTHAYNQSVYYGDGPERLTWPGYDAEAQTRCAQAYIRGQGRDKAKPFLLMLSWGPPHNPYETAPKQFRDLYDPARLVLRPNVPPPAQPAARRDLAGYYAHCTALDTYVGDLLKTLDEAGLAHDTLFVFTSDHGDMLGSQGQQRKQRPWDESVRVPFLLRCPALHGNQGREIAQPIAEADLMPTLLRLCGLDVPKTVEGLDLSSLIVGGTSPSRDNPVGGASASRDLPEGALIACYAPFGEWTRGGGGREYRGVRTARHTYVETREGPWLLYDNERDPHQLTNLVGRPDAAEVRAHLAAELKKLLAQRNDQFLSGWDYIAKWGHTVDKTGTAPTPP, from the coding sequence ATGGAAACCCCACGCACGCCCGCGCCGCACATGTGCCCGCCGCGGCGGGACTTCCTGAGGGCCTCCACCCTCGCCGCCGCCGGCCTGGCGGTCCAACCCCTGCTGGGAGCCGACGACGTGAAGCAGCCCCCCCCGCGCACGCCGCTCAACGTGGTCTTCGTCTTCGCCGACCAGTGGCGCGCCCAGGCCACCGGCTATGCCGGCGACCCCAACGTCCACACCCCCAACCTCGACGTCCTGGCGAAGCGCAGCATCCACTTCACCCGCGCCATCGCCTCGTGCCCCGTCTGCTCGCCCTACCGTGCCTCGCTCATCACCGGTCAGTATCCCCTCACTCACGGCGTCTTCATCAACGACGTGCACCTGCGCCACGAGGCCGTGAGCATCGCCGAGGCATTCCAGGCCGGCGGCTACGACACCGGCTACATCGGCAAGTGGCACCTCCAGGGGCGCGGCCGCCTCTCCTTCATCCCGCCCGAAGACCGCCAGGGCTTCGGCTTCTGGCGCGTCTGCGAATGCACCCACGCCTACAACCAATCGGTCTACTACGGCGACGGCCCCGAGCGCCTCACGTGGCCCGGCTACGACGCCGAGGCCCAGACCCGCTGCGCCCAAGCCTACATTCGCGGCCAGGGACGCGACAAGGCCAAACCCTTCCTCCTCATGCTCTCCTGGGGGCCGCCCCATAACCCGTATGAGACCGCCCCCAAGCAGTTCCGCGACCTCTACGACCCCGCGAGGCTCGTCCTCCGCCCCAACGTCCCGCCCCCCGCCCAACCCGCCGCCCGCCGCGACCTGGCCGGCTACTACGCCCACTGCACCGCCCTCGACACCTACGTCGGCGACCTCCTCAAGACCCTCGACGAGGCCGGCCTCGCCCACGACACGCTCTTCGTCTTCACCTCCGACCACGGCGACATGCTCGGCTCCCAGGGCCAACAGCGCAAGCAGCGCCCCTGGGACGAATCGGTCCGCGTCCCCTTCCTCCTCCGCTGTCCCGCCCTGCACGGCAACCAGGGCCGCGAGATAGCCCAGCCCATCGCCGAGGCCGACCTCATGCCCACCCTCCTACGCCTCTGCGGCCTGGACGTGCCCAAGACCGTCGAGGGCCTCGACCTCTCCTCCCTGATTGTGGGCGGAACGTCCCCGTCCCGTGACAACCCTGTGGGCGGGGCCTCCGCATCCCGCGATCTCCCCGAAGGCGCCCTCATCGCCTGCTACGCCCCCTTCGGCGAGTGGACCCGCGGAGGCGGCGGCCGCGAATACCGCGGCGTCCGCACCGCCCGCCACACCTACGTCGAGACCCGCGAAGGCCCCTGGCTCCTCTACGACAACGAGCGCGACCCCCACCAGCTCACCAACCTCGTCGGTCGCCCCGACGCCGCCGAGGTCCGGGCCCACCTCGCCGCCGAACTCAAGAAGCTCCTCGCCCAGCGGAACGACCAGTTCCTCTCGGGCTGGGACTACATTGCCAAGTGGGGCCACACCGTGGACAAGACCGGCACCGCCCCCACGCCGCCGTGA
- a CDS encoding ATP-binding protein: MLRDVLLLQKREIEQRLQERYVEREFGPRKLAHDLIKVVIGPRRAGKSFFAMHLVQGLGPFGYVNFDDERLEALGDYDELVAALDALYGKPKHLLLDEVQNLPKWELFVNRLQRQGYRLTITGSNAHLLSSELATHLTGRHIQIVLFPFSFPEYLRSQEPDLTGAETVEALRRYAELGGYPEPLLKGINHREYLATLLRATLYKDIVVRHRVRSPQGLEDLVVYLMSNIAQEYSYNTLAQVTRLRSVHTAEKYLRHLEEAFVFFSVRRFSFKVREQARTNRKLYCTDNGLVTATSFRFSSGLGRLYENLVAVALRKQELEGRLEFYFWRGPQHEEVDFVVKQGLRVTQLLQVCADVGDVRTRDREVRALLKASEAMKCKELLVLTETAEREEDASWFGLRGRIRFVPLWKWLAGAR; the protein is encoded by the coding sequence ATGCTCCGCGACGTGCTTCTGCTCCAGAAGCGGGAGATCGAGCAACGTCTCCAGGAGCGATACGTGGAGCGCGAGTTCGGTCCCCGCAAGCTAGCCCACGACTTGATCAAGGTCGTCATCGGCCCCAGGAGGGCGGGCAAGTCGTTCTTCGCCATGCACCTGGTTCAGGGCCTTGGGCCGTTCGGCTACGTGAACTTCGACGACGAGCGCCTGGAGGCACTGGGCGACTACGACGAGCTGGTCGCGGCCCTGGACGCTCTGTACGGCAAGCCGAAGCATCTCCTGCTGGATGAGGTCCAGAACCTGCCGAAGTGGGAGCTGTTCGTCAATCGCCTCCAGCGGCAGGGCTACCGCCTCACGATCACGGGGAGTAACGCGCACCTGTTGAGCTCCGAACTGGCCACGCACTTGACCGGGCGGCACATCCAGATTGTGCTCTTCCCCTTCTCGTTCCCTGAGTATCTCCGCTCGCAGGAGCCCGACCTCACAGGTGCGGAGACGGTGGAGGCTCTGCGCCGCTACGCGGAGCTGGGTGGCTACCCCGAGCCGCTGCTCAAAGGGATCAACCACCGAGAGTATCTGGCCACGCTGCTGCGGGCGACCCTCTACAAGGACATCGTCGTCCGCCATCGAGTACGCTCCCCGCAGGGGTTGGAGGACCTGGTGGTCTACCTGATGTCCAACATCGCCCAGGAGTACTCCTACAACACGCTGGCCCAGGTGACGCGCCTGCGGAGCGTCCACACGGCCGAGAAGTACCTCCGGCATCTGGAGGAGGCGTTCGTGTTTTTCTCGGTGCGGCGCTTCTCGTTCAAGGTTCGGGAGCAGGCGCGGACGAATCGCAAGCTCTACTGCACAGACAATGGGTTGGTTACCGCGACCTCGTTCCGCTTCAGCTCCGGCCTCGGCAGGCTCTATGAGAACCTCGTGGCCGTCGCGCTCCGCAAGCAGGAGCTCGAGGGGCGACTGGAGTTCTACTTCTGGCGGGGGCCGCAGCACGAGGAGGTGGACTTCGTGGTGAAGCAGGGCCTGCGCGTGACCCAGCTCCTCCAGGTCTGCGCGGATGTCGGGGACGTCAGGACGCGCGACCGAGAGGTCCGAGCGCTCCTGAAGGCCTCAGAGGCCATGAAGTGCAAAGAACTGCTCGTGCTGACGGAGACGGCAGAGCGTGAGGAAGACGCGTCGTGGTTTGGGCTGCGGGGCCGAATCAGGTTCGTTCCGCTGTGGAAATGGCTGGCCGGAGCCCGGTGA
- a CDS encoding HEAT repeat domain-containing protein — protein MFRTWLSAIVAALLAVVACAGEAPDEAKLIAIIQSDAPPQDKAIPCKQLAVYGTKAAVPALAALLPNPELSSWARIALEAIPDPAADEALRAAAGKLEGRLLIGVLNSIGVRRDAQAIDLLAAKLKAADPEVAAAAAEALGRIGGEPAAKALEPMLATAPPVARSSAAYGLILCAEKLLDAGKADDAAKVYDAVRKADVPRQRALEGTRGAILARKAGGVPLLVEQLKSADKASFHLALRVARELPGPEATDAIAAELAKAPAERQPLLILVLADRRDPKAIAAVLEAAKSGSPSARLAAVAALERLGNATCVPVLLEAAAGDDEALARTAKVSLARLPGNDVDADIAARLPKATGKVQQVLLELIGLRRIEAGLPDLLKCAAAPDPATRAAAVASLTLLGGEKQVPDLVTLIQKAQDGNEQAAIEKALVAVCGRAGAACAPQLMPLAKSDAAPLRTVGLRALAVAGGPEALAAVKAALDDKEAAVQDEAVRTLSNWPSKWPEDLAVLEPLLALAKSGKKAAHQILGLRGYLQAVQGAAKLAPADRLAKVNEVLPLITKDEEKRLAIAALGTIGVAGALDALSAFAADAGVAEEACAALIDLAARNDLQGVTKEQRQKALQTAAEKTKAARTRKKAEDTLKALK, from the coding sequence ATGTTCCGAACGTGGCTTTCCGCCATCGTGGCCGCCCTGCTCGCCGTGGTGGCCTGCGCCGGCGAAGCGCCCGACGAGGCGAAGCTCATCGCCATCATCCAGTCCGACGCGCCCCCGCAGGACAAGGCGATCCCCTGCAAGCAACTGGCCGTCTACGGCACCAAGGCCGCCGTGCCCGCGCTGGCCGCGCTGCTGCCGAACCCCGAGCTCTCGTCGTGGGCGCGCATCGCCCTCGAAGCGATCCCCGACCCCGCGGCCGACGAGGCCCTCCGCGCGGCGGCAGGCAAGCTCGAAGGCCGCCTGCTCATCGGCGTCCTCAACTCGATCGGCGTGCGGCGCGATGCCCAGGCGATTGACCTCCTCGCCGCGAAGCTGAAGGCGGCCGACCCCGAGGTGGCCGCCGCCGCCGCCGAGGCCCTGGGCCGCATCGGCGGCGAACCCGCCGCCAAGGCCCTCGAGCCGATGCTCGCCACCGCGCCCCCCGTGGCGCGCTCGTCCGCCGCCTACGGACTGATCCTGTGCGCCGAAAAACTCCTCGACGCCGGCAAGGCCGACGACGCGGCCAAGGTCTACGACGCCGTCCGCAAGGCCGACGTGCCCAGGCAGCGCGCCCTCGAAGGCACCCGCGGCGCCATCCTCGCCCGCAAGGCCGGCGGCGTGCCCCTCCTCGTCGAACAGCTCAAGTCGGCCGACAAGGCCAGCTTCCACCTGGCCCTGCGCGTCGCGCGCGAGCTGCCCGGCCCCGAGGCCACCGACGCCATCGCCGCCGAACTCGCCAAGGCCCCGGCCGAGCGCCAGCCCCTGCTGATCCTCGTCCTGGCCGACCGCCGCGACCCCAAGGCCATCGCCGCCGTGCTCGAGGCGGCCAAGAGCGGCTCGCCCAGCGCCCGCCTCGCCGCCGTGGCCGCCCTCGAACGGCTCGGCAACGCCACGTGCGTGCCCGTCCTCCTCGAGGCGGCCGCGGGCGATGACGAGGCTCTCGCCAGGACGGCCAAAGTCTCCCTCGCCCGCCTGCCGGGCAACGACGTGGACGCCGACATCGCGGCCCGCCTGCCGAAGGCGACGGGCAAGGTGCAGCAGGTGCTCCTCGAGCTCATCGGCCTGCGCCGCATCGAGGCCGGCCTGCCCGACCTGCTGAAATGCGCCGCTGCCCCCGACCCGGCCACCCGCGCCGCCGCGGTGGCCTCGCTGACCCTCCTGGGCGGCGAGAAGCAGGTGCCCGACCTCGTGACCCTGATCCAGAAGGCGCAGGACGGCAACGAACAGGCCGCCATCGAGAAGGCCCTCGTGGCCGTGTGCGGCCGCGCGGGCGCGGCCTGCGCACCACAACTGATGCCCCTGGCGAAAAGCGACGCCGCGCCCCTCCGCACCGTCGGCCTCCGCGCCCTGGCCGTCGCCGGCGGCCCCGAGGCCCTGGCCGCCGTCAAGGCCGCGCTCGACGACAAGGAAGCCGCCGTCCAGGACGAAGCCGTGCGCACCCTCTCCAACTGGCCCAGCAAGTGGCCCGAGGACCTCGCCGTCCTGGAGCCGCTCCTCGCCCTCGCCAAGAGCGGCAAGAAGGCCGCCCATCAGATTCTCGGCCTGCGGGGCTACCTGCAAGCCGTCCAAGGCGCCGCCAAGCTCGCGCCCGCCGACCGCCTGGCCAAGGTCAACGAGGTGCTGCCCCTCATCACCAAGGACGAGGAGAAGCGCCTCGCCATCGCCGCCCTGGGCACCATCGGCGTCGCCGGCGCCCTCGACGCCCTGAGCGCCTTTGCGGCAGACGCCGGGGTTGCCGAAGAGGCGTGCGCGGCCCTGATTGACCTCGCCGCGCGCAACGACCTCCAGGGCGTGACGAAGGAGCAGCGCCAGAAGGCCCTGCAAACCGCGGCCGAGAAAACGAAAGCCGCCCGCACGCGCAAGAAGGCCGAAGACACCCTCAAGGCCCTCAAGTAG
- a CDS encoding Gfo/Idh/MocA family oxidoreductase, whose amino-acid sequence MSDKWVVGRRQFLRRGLAAMGAALAAPHVLPSAVLGREGARPPSDQILLGAMGIGGRGSYVFGCMLREPDVRCVAICDVRRDRRERAKKMADGRNGDDRCAAYIDYRELFARPDIDALLIATGPNWHATASINAAKAGKDVYCEKPCTKNIAQSLELAATYERTARVFQGGMQRRNVAHFIYAMDIVHSGKIGKIHTLHAHPAGMGTGMSGWRPAEPEPSKEDVDWDLYLGPAAWRPFNKGLLDGFNFEKGGGLLGGGILEWGSHCVDLCQWANRSDDTVPVEYDPPQGDQATARYADGVKLVVRNGGWLPNVGSCPVRIEGDKGWVEVGDSGEIFVSNPEWLAARGKKTGGYPADSHVRDFFDCVKSRGLPKANHFVTCNSHIACHAVNTAVFLRRKLTYDPKRHEFVNDPEANRLRSEAIREPWRL is encoded by the coding sequence ATGTCGGACAAGTGGGTTGTGGGCCGCAGGCAGTTCCTCCGGCGCGGCCTGGCGGCCATGGGCGCGGCGCTGGCCGCTCCCCACGTGCTGCCGTCGGCCGTGCTGGGCCGCGAGGGCGCCCGGCCCCCGAGCGACCAGATTCTCCTGGGCGCGATGGGCATCGGCGGCCGCGGCAGCTACGTCTTCGGCTGCATGTTGCGCGAGCCCGATGTGCGCTGCGTGGCCATCTGCGACGTGCGCCGCGACCGCCGCGAGCGCGCGAAGAAGATGGCCGACGGCCGCAACGGCGACGACCGCTGCGCCGCCTACATTGACTACCGCGAGCTCTTCGCCCGCCCCGACATTGACGCCCTGCTCATCGCCACCGGCCCCAACTGGCACGCCACCGCCTCGATCAACGCGGCCAAGGCCGGCAAGGACGTCTACTGCGAGAAGCCGTGCACGAAGAACATCGCCCAGAGCCTCGAGCTCGCCGCCACCTACGAGCGCACCGCCCGCGTCTTCCAGGGCGGCATGCAGCGGCGCAACGTGGCGCACTTCATCTACGCCATGGACATCGTGCACAGCGGCAAGATCGGCAAGATCCACACGCTCCACGCCCACCCCGCCGGCATGGGCACCGGCATGAGCGGCTGGCGGCCCGCCGAGCCCGAGCCCTCGAAAGAAGACGTGGACTGGGACCTCTACCTCGGCCCCGCGGCCTGGCGGCCCTTCAACAAGGGCCTGCTCGACGGCTTCAACTTCGAGAAAGGCGGCGGCCTGCTCGGCGGCGGCATCCTCGAGTGGGGCTCGCACTGCGTGGACCTCTGCCAGTGGGCCAACCGCAGCGACGACACGGTGCCCGTGGAATACGACCCGCCCCAGGGCGACCAGGCCACCGCCCGCTACGCCGACGGCGTCAAGCTCGTCGTCCGCAACGGCGGCTGGCTGCCCAACGTCGGCTCCTGCCCCGTGCGCATCGAGGGCGACAAGGGCTGGGTCGAGGTCGGCGACAGCGGCGAAATCTTCGTCAGCAACCCCGAGTGGCTCGCCGCCCGCGGCAAGAAGACCGGCGGCTACCCCGCCGACAGCCACGTGCGCGACTTCTTCGACTGCGTCAAGAGCCGCGGGCTGCCGAAGGCCAACCACTTCGTCACCTGCAACAGCCACATCGCCTGCCACGCCGTCAACACCGCCGTGTTCCTGCGGCGCAAACTCACCTACGACCCCAAGAGACACGAGTTCGTCAACGACCCCGAGGCCAACCGCTTGCGCTCCGAGGCCATCCGCGAGCCCTGGCGTCTGTGA
- a CDS encoding GH32 C-terminal domain-containing protein — MQSASGATTGTWASLINRAVARFRSGLLWAVATSWAASAAQAPPASQAPAKRATVKDKTFVAWVSPANLTQKGGSVLTLENPGGVFDALCFAEYQPAKWMLGSDFGRRCHRDQDAWPAETAGPDTVVQVAIVFRGREVSLYRNAQPYARYTMATEPIAFDEQSTVLMGLRHVDAGRPHCFFTGTIEDARIYDTALDAQTLASLKPKEPSDPKPFAWWPFRDGKAVDAMGRFPEGRLVDGATISDGKLHLPGPSSYLIAETLVPPDLTTLYHESLRPQFHFTARQWTRYKLNPGPHEEGWVNDVNGLFYLDGEYHLFAQRWWSCWLHAVSRDLIHWEELPPAFGKGGKFGGTQSGSAVVDSANTSGLATGQNTPVIVAFWSSTDNLNQCISYSNDRGRTWTKWDKNPVLVHPERDPRVFWYEPGKKWVMILSGPGGTYVLFESTNLTSWRKLDTLKGFFECPDMFPLPLDGDRSRLLWVVIDGDGSYAVGDFDGATFKPATEKRRTAGPHFYATQTWNHVPERDGRRIQIAWMRGGRYPNMPFNQQHTFPCELTLRTRGGTPRLFRKPIAEIATLHKGKTETKNQALAAGAELNLAAKGDLFHILATLEMAEGAEAAFRIRGETLAFATDRLTIQGYTAPVTPQGAKLTLELLVDRTSIEAFANEGEASVAACFLPTDETLALKCLRGSVRIAAIEAYELESIWKDAPRR; from the coding sequence ATGCAGAGCGCCTCCGGAGCTACCACGGGCACCTGGGCTTCCCTGATCAATCGGGCGGTGGCGCGGTTCCGCAGCGGCCTTCTCTGGGCCGTTGCCACATCCTGGGCCGCCTCCGCCGCCCAGGCTCCACCTGCCTCCCAAGCACCAGCAAAGAGGGCCACCGTGAAGGACAAGACGTTCGTCGCCTGGGTCTCGCCCGCCAACCTCACGCAGAAGGGCGGCAGCGTGCTCACACTGGAGAACCCCGGCGGGGTGTTCGACGCCCTCTGCTTCGCCGAATACCAGCCGGCCAAGTGGATGCTCGGCAGCGACTTCGGCCGACGCTGCCACCGCGACCAGGACGCCTGGCCCGCCGAGACTGCCGGCCCCGATACCGTGGTGCAGGTCGCCATCGTCTTTCGTGGCCGCGAGGTGTCGCTCTACCGAAACGCCCAGCCCTATGCCCGCTACACGATGGCCACCGAGCCGATCGCCTTCGACGAGCAGAGCACCGTGCTCATGGGCCTGCGCCACGTGGACGCCGGCAGGCCACACTGCTTCTTCACGGGCACGATCGAGGACGCCCGCATCTACGACACGGCCCTCGACGCCCAAACGCTCGCGTCGCTGAAGCCGAAGGAGCCCTCCGACCCCAAGCCCTTCGCCTGGTGGCCCTTCCGGGACGGCAAGGCCGTGGACGCGATGGGCCGCTTCCCCGAGGGCCGGCTGGTGGACGGCGCGACGATCTCCGACGGCAAGCTGCACCTGCCCGGGCCCTCGAGCTATCTGATCGCCGAGACGCTCGTGCCCCCCGACCTCACGACGCTCTACCACGAGAGCCTGCGTCCGCAGTTCCACTTCACGGCCCGGCAATGGACCCGCTACAAGCTCAACCCCGGCCCCCACGAGGAGGGCTGGGTCAACGACGTCAACGGCCTCTTCTACCTCGACGGCGAGTACCACCTGTTCGCCCAGCGGTGGTGGAGCTGCTGGCTGCACGCCGTCAGCAGGGACCTGATCCACTGGGAGGAACTGCCGCCCGCCTTCGGCAAGGGCGGCAAGTTCGGCGGCACCCAGTCGGGCAGCGCCGTGGTGGACTCGGCCAACACCTCGGGCCTCGCCACGGGCCAGAACACGCCCGTCATCGTCGCCTTCTGGAGCAGCACCGATAACCTGAACCAGTGCATCTCTTACAGCAACGACCGCGGGCGCACCTGGACGAAGTGGGACAAGAACCCCGTCCTCGTCCACCCCGAACGCGACCCGCGCGTGTTCTGGTACGAGCCGGGCAAGAAGTGGGTCATGATCCTGTCCGGCCCCGGCGGCACCTACGTGCTCTTCGAGTCCACGAACCTCACGAGCTGGCGCAAGCTGGACACCCTGAAGGGCTTCTTCGAGTGCCCCGACATGTTCCCGCTGCCCCTGGACGGCGACCGGAGCCGCCTCCTGTGGGTGGTGATTGACGGCGACGGCAGCTACGCGGTCGGAGACTTCGATGGCGCCACGTTCAAGCCGGCCACGGAGAAGCGGCGCACCGCCGGCCCGCACTTCTATGCCACCCAGACCTGGAACCACGTCCCCGAGAGGGACGGGCGCCGCATCCAGATCGCCTGGATGCGGGGCGGCAGGTACCCCAACATGCCCTTCAACCAGCAACACACGTTCCCCTGCGAACTCACCCTGCGAACGCGCGGCGGCACGCCCCGCCTGTTCCGGAAGCCCATCGCCGAGATCGCCACCCTCCACAAAGGCAAGACCGAGACGAAGAACCAGGCGCTGGCAGCGGGCGCGGAGTTGAACCTCGCCGCGAAGGGCGACCTGTTCCACATCCTCGCCACGCTGGAGATGGCCGAAGGGGCCGAGGCCGCCTTCCGCATTCGGGGCGAGACGTTGGCCTTTGCGACAGACAGGCTGACGATCCAGGGTTACACGGCCCCCGTGACCCCTCAGGGCGCGAAGCTGACCCTGGAACTGCTCGTGGACCGCACGTCCATCGAAGCCTTCGCCAACGAGGGCGAGGCGTCGGTGGCGGCCTGCTTCCTCCCGACCGATGAGACGCTCGCCCTCAAGTGCCTCAGGGGAAGCGTCCGGATCGCGGCCATCGAGGCGTATGAGCTGGAGTCCATCTGGAAGGACGCGCCGAGAAGATGA
- a CDS encoding GyrI-like domain-containing protein, whose translation MPRSLLCALWAGLALAACLAAEEPKKPPEAKPEFVIGEMRIQTFPARTYLYAERETTIAKVGQTFAEVVPPLVKVAEAGQARITGPLVSVAVGATGEPDAPFKLFVGFLVADDTKPVGGFQVKKLAEFRCATVLYSGPSAKTSQAYGRLFEALTAAGHVPTGETREYNLYWESPESPNNVMLIQAGVKSPEAAGQF comes from the coding sequence ATGCCGAGAAGCCTGTTGTGCGCCCTGTGGGCCGGCCTGGCATTGGCGGCGTGCCTCGCCGCCGAGGAGCCGAAGAAACCGCCCGAGGCCAAGCCGGAGTTCGTGATCGGCGAGATGCGAATCCAGACCTTCCCGGCCCGGACCTATCTCTATGCGGAGCGCGAGACGACGATCGCCAAGGTCGGCCAGACCTTCGCCGAAGTCGTGCCCCCGCTCGTCAAGGTGGCCGAGGCGGGCCAGGCGCGCATCACCGGGCCGCTCGTGTCGGTGGCCGTGGGCGCGACGGGCGAGCCCGACGCCCCCTTCAAGCTCTTCGTCGGCTTCCTCGTGGCCGACGACACGAAGCCCGTGGGAGGCTTCCAGGTGAAGAAGCTGGCCGAGTTCCGCTGCGCGACGGTGCTCTACTCAGGCCCGTCGGCCAAGACGAGCCAGGCCTACGGCAGGCTCTTCGAGGCCCTCACCGCCGCCGGCCACGTGCCCACCGGCGAAACGCGCGAATACAACCTCTACTGGGAGTCGCCCGAGTCGCCGAACAACGTGATGCTCATCCAGGCGGGCGTCAAGAGCCCCGAGGCCGCCGGCCAGTTCTGA
- a CDS encoding AMP-binding protein has protein sequence MGPLRRWVSHHVAYPLMLAWMSARRGGTWRPMHRLRELDALSRAEPRVWQAFRNQQLVRCLTSALGHIPFYRGLPARLRDLVRDDPMEALRQFPIVTKRDMQDRAQELLADIEPPGGRATSWTSGSTGQPTQYWVDCRRWPVRFLAGFRDKMRLGWRPGDPGALIEVPSALFWERPWFRRVLNRLGGTYVGINVHTMTRESSRAFLETMERHRPVYIRGIASGVDDFAGLLEAQGLEGRARGLGLKAITTCCEKLYPHHRERIERVFGTRVFDLYGCNEFGPMALECAEHNGLHVAADTLVLEIVDDRGQPLPPGQSGRVVVTDPWNLGFALIRLDLGDVASYLPNEPPCPCGVTFPRIAPVDGRQMDFVTLPDGRRVHGLHFAGHLNKAKGVRQYRFVQERPDELTLFIVGDPAAAEPQLAKVRGVTPPGMRLDIRFVDELPRTDRGKRLYVVSRVRPEPHRS, from the coding sequence ATGGGGCCATTGCGCCGCTGGGTCTCGCATCACGTCGCCTACCCGCTGATGCTCGCGTGGATGTCGGCGCGCCGCGGTGGCACGTGGCGCCCGATGCATCGCCTCCGCGAGTTGGATGCGCTGTCGCGTGCCGAGCCACGCGTGTGGCAGGCGTTCCGCAACCAACAGCTCGTCCGCTGCCTCACGAGCGCGCTGGGCCACATCCCCTTCTACCGTGGTCTGCCGGCCCGCCTGCGCGACCTCGTACGCGACGACCCCATGGAGGCGCTGCGCCAGTTCCCCATCGTGACGAAGCGCGACATGCAGGACCGCGCCCAGGAACTCCTGGCCGACATCGAGCCGCCCGGCGGCCGCGCGACGAGTTGGACCAGCGGCTCGACGGGCCAGCCGACACAGTACTGGGTGGACTGCCGCCGGTGGCCCGTCCGCTTCCTGGCGGGGTTTCGCGACAAGATGCGCCTCGGCTGGCGCCCGGGCGATCCCGGGGCGCTGATCGAGGTGCCGAGCGCGCTGTTCTGGGAACGCCCGTGGTTCCGCCGCGTTCTCAACCGCCTCGGCGGCACGTACGTCGGCATCAACGTCCACACGATGACGCGCGAGTCGTCGCGCGCCTTCCTCGAGACGATGGAACGCCATCGGCCCGTCTACATCCGCGGCATCGCGTCGGGGGTGGACGACTTCGCCGGGCTGCTCGAGGCCCAGGGCCTCGAAGGCCGCGCCCGAGGGCTGGGCCTCAAGGCCATCACCACCTGCTGCGAGAAGCTCTATCCCCACCATCGCGAGCGGATCGAGCGGGTCTTCGGCACACGCGTCTTCGACCTCTACGGCTGCAACGAGTTCGGGCCGATGGCGCTCGAGTGCGCCGAGCACAATGGCCTCCACGTGGCCGCCGACACCCTGGTGCTGGAGATCGTGGACGACAGGGGCCAGCCTCTGCCCCCCGGCCAGAGCGGGCGCGTCGTGGTCACCGACCCGTGGAACCTGGGCTTCGCGCTCATCCGCCTCGACCTGGGCGACGTGGCCAGCTACCTGCCCAATGAGCCCCCCTGCCCCTGCGGCGTCACGTTCCCGCGCATCGCGCCCGTAGACGGCCGTCAGATGGATTTCGTCACGCTCCCCGACGGCCGGCGCGTCCATGGCCTGCACTTTGCCGGCCACCTCAACAAGGCCAAGGGAGTGCGCCAGTACCGCTTCGTGCAGGAGCGGCCCGACGAGTTGACGCTCTTCATCGTGGGCGATCCCGCGGCCGCGGAGCCCCAGCTCGCGAAAGTGCGCGGCGTCACCCCGCCCGGGATGCGGCTGGACATCCGGTTTGTGGACGAGCTGCCCCGCACCGACCGCGGCAAGCGGCTGTACGTCGTGTCGCGGGTGCGCCCGGAGCCCCATCGAAGCTGA